Genomic window (Musa acuminata AAA Group cultivar baxijiao chromosome BXJ1-9, Cavendish_Baxijiao_AAA, whole genome shotgun sequence):
caagatatatgatttacttgacaacttcgtggaagaaattggagaacaaaatatcgttcaaatcataaccgacaatggaagcaactatgttttagctggtaatattcatcttttgattttgttaattattttatcttcaattaagtgtgttaaactcttaagtcttatcatttttgttatcctttgtctcaggtaaattgcttgaatcaaaaagacaacacttgtattggactccatgtgcagcacattgtattgatttaatgttgaaagatattggaaagatcttagaaatcaagaaaaccttagaaagggcaatttttgttgttggatttctttataatcacattggggctttgaatatgatgagagaatttacagggaataaagaattagtgagacatggtgttacccgatttgctacttcattcttgacattacagagcgtgcatcgtcaaaaacatactctgagaaatatgtttacctctgagaaatgggtgacaagcaaatgggcaaaagaagcaaaaggcaagagggctgctgatatcatcttaatgccatccttttggaatcatgtaatttatatattaaaggtaatgggccctcttgttcgagtccttcgattggtggataatgaaaataagcctgcaatgggatatatttatgaggctatggatagagcaaaggagacgattaaaagatcttttaatgaaaatgaagaaaaatatgagaaaatttttacaatcattgacgaaagatggaattgtcaacttcatcgtcccttacatgcagtaggatattatttgaaccctgaattcttttataagattaaatctgttggatttgatgcagaagtttttggtgggttatatcagtgtgttgcaagattagttcccagcattgaggttcaagataagattattcatgaattatctttatataaaaatgctgaaggtctttttggaattccaattgccgttcgatccaggacaactacctctccaggtattaataatttgatataattaatttcatatatattatgttactatgttattgctaataataacataaattttgcagctgaatggtggagtctatttggaaattccaccccgaacttacagaaatttgctgtcaaagtacttagtttgacatgtagtgcttcgggttgtgagcgaaactggagtgtctttgagcatgtaagtattactaaatatttttattttaattaatttatttatttagatatatgtattaatatatttttaaattatatgacatgacagattcactcgaagagaagaaatcggttagaacatcaacgattgcacgatcttgtttacataaagtataatcaagctttgaagactcgtcatgatttgaaaaatagatttgattcaatctcattgcaagatattgatgattcaaatgagtggttagtaggagaaatgggtgctaacttgcaagatgctgaagacgagcttgtatttgaagatgatagattgacgtggggagatgtggcaagagcttcaggtgctggagaattacaaacatatacaagacagatgtcaaagagaaaaatgagtgcaaaagcatcaagctcggctcctgctattgttgaagacatagagaatgaaacatatcttgatgaagaggaaggaatcgaagaacaagaggaagaagacgaattcaatgaagatgatttgtgtgaaaatgacgataatattgattatgatgaatgactttgatgtaaaatgttaatgttttgaattttgaaactttttgttaatgtgacattgtgattttgtatcttagattttcttaatttaatagcatatttttatttaaaattttaaataattatatttattaattatattatatatttttatattttagcgcctcgcttcgctcgggcgagcgcctagcgcctcgggcgttttttgaccttggcgccttttggcgcctagcgctttttaaatcactgaaccCAACCCCCATCTTCTTTCCCTTCCTCGTGCAGTCCACCTAGGCCGATCACCTTTCATGGTACCTGTCCCCGCTTGTTGCCCCCTACTCCAATCCACTGTCTCCAAAAAAAGGGATCTATATGGACCGATAAATAAACAATTTAATCCTTATAtgaaaccaaggattgaaatattgcattgtaccgaagtttcgacattctctcggtacagtatggtacgatattgtatATCGAGtgctataccgctcggtataccattcgatatatatatatatatatatatatatatatatatatatatatatatatatatatatatatatatataagtaaaaatatatatttcggtGACGTTGCAGAAAAATGAGGCGAcgtcacctatatatatatatatatatatatatatatatatatatatatatatatatatattcttttatttgtatatctatttatttatatttttaaaaaatgtgcgacgtcgcctctcttctcccgagGTGGGGTgacgttgcatatatatatatatatatatatatacaccactCGGTAACGAGCGGTTTGTGTATCGGTttactgtcggaccggtacataccgcctgtaccgggcggtatcattcgaaactgtataccttgtatGAAACAAATTGAAAGCTAGAAAAACTAGTTGTTTGTTTAGAATTTTTATGGCTCCAATGGCAAACCAATATAGTGAAAACTTTGGTTTTTACAGAAACAAAATAGAGGATATGAAAATCAGTTATCTGTTGAGAAATTATGGTTAAAGCATATCAAACTCAATCAATGTGCAATAAAGCATCCCATTCTTAAACATAACAGCTTGAGTAAGACTAGAAAGCGAAACACAAGAGAAATGATCAACAGATGGCGAAGCTTGCAAGATGCTTTAAAGATCTTTTCAGTTCTTATATAAGATATTTTATTCTGAGTTGCTTAcaggaagaggaggcagtggaCAGAAATACAAAGTAGGAAGAGGACAGTGGTGGGCGGCACAAGGGAGGCGAGTGTGACATCAAGAGGGAGAGGACCCTAGGGGGTGGGGGGTTTGGGTTAATGCTATTTAAAGAATGGGTTAAACAAACTCTGAATTATGACCAGCGTGTACCAGTCCGGTGCCTACTGGTCCAGAGCTGTAATCCTCTACATCCCGCCACTTTGACATGTACAATAAAGAAAAATGCTCCTCTAATACTGCCTACCTATTGGAGCACTTCAAGAAACCACCATGCAAGGACTCACCAACCCTGTTCACTTTGTGTCAAGCGATAGCAGAACCCAACAACCCTGATACTAAGGATTCAGCTACTGTGAAATCAGCATATTGTTTCCTCAAAACTAGGAACACTGATTTCGGATCTCAAAGGAATGGATGGAGCAGGGCCTTGGAAGCTCCCAGCCACTCATAAAGTTGTTATCATTTGTTGGAAACTTCTTACAGTCACCTTCTTACCACTGAGAGATTGGCTCACCTGAACATAACCAGTATACATCGCTGCTGTTTGTGTGAGGAGACAAAGAGCACCTGGATCCTGTGGATCACATTTTCTGTAACCACAGCTTTTCAAATTCTGTTTGGAACCTCTTTATGAGGTTTTTCAATATACAATTTAATTTTAGGACTAACTAGTCTAGTGGGTCCTGGCTCAATGGAGATGACTGGACACCTAACGATGCTAAGATCCTTTGAGGTTTAATTGCTAACATTTTCTGGCTCCTATTGCAGAGAACGCAATAGTGACTGCCCTTGAATACATCTTTTGATGATAGCTATCGAGTTGTTTTCTTTTCAAAAATGGATGAAAGGTAGAATCTTACATTATTGTTTTCTGCAAAATATCTGTATAAAAATCACTATCATTGATAGCATAATACCGAAAaagaaatttttgaaaaatataataaaaattatacacGCTGCTGAAAGCTACATGCCATGACGTCATACGAAACCAACAAGCACCAAATAATCAAAATCCTCCCGCGACGAAAACAAGATGGCCAAACAACACAACAGCAGGAAACAAATGGCTCACTATCAAAGCAAAGAAGCAACACATTAAGCAGTCATTAACATACTCTCGCCGTCCATGAAACCCAATTCACACGCACAAGCAATCAAATAACAAGGTTTACGAAAGAACTAACACCAGCAACAGATCCCATTCGTAACAAATGGTTAGAAGAGTACCACCATCACAAACAAAGATTTCAATCAACCTTCTCGATGAAATCAACAAGAATCGACGCCATTAGAAAGACAAGAGCCGTAGCAAATCGAATCAAAAAAGTACAACCCAAGAAATCTAACCACAGGAAATCGAGACGGACAAAACCTAATTAGATATCAGGAGTCGAATACCTCTCAAATGGGCGGAGGGGGCGGAGAAGGAACAGCAGATGGCGAGGGTTTGCTACCCTTCCTTCGGGATTGGGGATTTCTAAAGATGAGGAGATGGGTTGCTTTGTCGGAGGCGTTAACTCGTCCGACTCGGCCGCAGCGTGGCTCCTGGTTGATTGGAGATTTGCTGTAGGGCCCGTCTCCCGCGTCAGCGACGTATGCGAACGCAGTGACCGCATGTTATGTTTCTGTGAGCGGATTCACTGTGCATTGGATTTGATGAACGGATCTGATCCGTCCGACTGATGATTACAAGTATCATCTTAGATCTAACGGTGGACTTCGGTGGACAGCGTGTATTCTCGTGTAAAGAAAGGGTGGGGTCACACTTTAATTGCACCTTAAGACTACCTACCGGAAAGGAAAGGCGTAACGAGTATGCGTAGCGATACGCACTGTCAGTCCGATTTATCataattcattattttttttaatatcacaaATGAAGTTATTGTGTTATATAAATTAAATCAAATGATTTTATGATTCTATCCAAAACCTAACACGgttttaattattaaataaacATAACTACAGTTTAATTTTTCGAACTAACTATTATCATTATAGTATTTAAAACGTATAATATTGTTAAAGTAATGAAACAAATAGAGTATCGCACCTTTcagaaataaacaaataaataaaagctTAACCCTCAAAAAGAAAGAAGGTTCGTACATCAGATAAACGAAACCAAGTTAAAGTTCAATTATATTTCCTACCATAGAGATGGATGTGCATCGAACCATGAGATTATCTTCATGTAGTTCTCTTTCATTTAGCAACCATTCCAATCTATATAAATTTAATGTCTGAGAAATGAGTCAGTTAATCACAGCCCAAAAGATTTCAAACATTTCCGTTTGAATCAAAAGCAATAATTATTGTGCCAATCAAATGATAACTGCATCAAAAAGAGATCCCAAGTTTCAGCCATCTCAAGAAGAGTCGATTCTGTGGAACATGGTTGTGGCATAGCACACCTTCAAAGCTTCTTTCAGAGGCCATCGATCGTCGTCAAATAGTGTTCGGCATAGGCTTCTGCAAGCATGTTGCCTAGCAGGACTTGAGCTTCAGTAGTGAGATGCAAGTTGTCTTCATTTAGTGGCAAACCCATAGCATCTACATTGAGAACATCGGGCATACTAATTCCCAGTTGAGCCTCTCTTATCTTCTCTATGTAATGCTTGTCACCCGATGCGATAGCGACCTGGGGACGCAAAAGGAAACCGTTTAGATAAAAGCCACAACCAGAACTAAATACCGTTTCTACCATAAATCATTAATTTGACAACACCCAGATacaaggttagaattctagctcAGCTCTTCTGGAGTGGTCCGTCACTGATGGCTAGGGCTCCCCCTTTTCGCACTTTCCACCTAGGCTGCACAAGAAAAGCCCAAAGCCAATACCAGGAAACAGCAAGGCATTGTTTTGTCTAGGCCGGATATTCTTTACTTACAGATAGAGAGTTTGGAGCAACCAAATCATGTCCAATTATGATACAAGGTCCAAACCACTGAGAGACACTTAAAATAGCTGACGTAAACCCTTGTATTAATCAAGTATTATGACAAACTAATTTCAAAACCACACATCTTGAAAATAATGCAACAAAGAATTGATCCCACAAGGTGAGTGACAAACATGCTGATGCGCAAAATCAAATTATCATATCTAAATCAGCAAGCATGGAACACACTGCTGTCAAAAGGTCTAGAATTTAAGGTGTCACACTTAATGATGATCCAATGGTGGGATAAGGGGTTCCACAGTCGATcttatatttacaaaagaaaattcatcattGTACTGATTCTTGTTATCCAACTTGGCATGCTGAATTCACATCATCAAGTTAGGGTTCCAATTCTATTTTGCTTCAGATTCATGTTAAATGACACGTTTCATTCAACTCATCCTCACTAATTCCATGTTAAtcgtaggattttttttttcaaaattaaaaatttcCAGAAGTTATTTACTTGTAAATCTTACAAAAAGTGGCAGAATATTCAGAACATTCAGATGCAATTACAATGACAGATGTTCCATTCTGGTGGATTGCACAATTCTCCTCACTAAATCCTCTCATCGATCTTATACTCTTCTAACTTTGTGTATCCTTAGCCTTTTAGTCTCAAGCAAGACCAGCCACATTCCTCTCCATATGCACCTAGGTCAATCACTTATTCTAGATCAATAACATAACCTAGGCCCATTATCTTAGGCCAACTAAATTCAATACCTACCACTCTTATTTTACCATGGATAAACCGAGGTTTTCAGAATCAACTGCATTAACATGCAAATTCCAAAGGCGTAGTTACCCCTTTATCAGCCTAGAAGACTCCACGATATAAAAGAGAGGAAGTCTCACATAAAAGCAGCATTTTGGTCCCACATTAGTGACATAAAAGGCTTTGGTTGTTCAATGTCCCCTCACCCAACCTTTATGCTAGAATGACAACCAACCGAAGGAGGAGAAAAGAAAATATCAGCTTTCAGACTCTCTGAGAGCAAGTAAATCTTATCCTTCACATATTGCGTATTTCATCCAACTTCTAACCCATGTCTTCCTTAACAAGTTCCCCTGCCCTTCACTCTCTTTATGGCTAAGATAGCGATATGTGAATTCTTCGTCTTATTAAGAGGATCATCCTCCTTTTGCCCAATTTTCTTATCATAGAAAAGTTTTTCTCATCCCTTCACGCCCTCCACAATATTTGTTCTGCCAGTGCTTACATTAGAGTGAGCAATAACTAGAGCACAACCTAGGACTAACAAatagtttcatatttcaaagataCTGCTTGATCCCTTCAGTATATATGCCAGGAAGAAATGATCATTGTCTCAGTCATGTTTCCACCACATTCCCACATAGAAGAGAATACTAAAAGGTAGAGTAAAGGAATATCATGTTTATGTTCAGTAGAACCCAAACACGAGGCATTTCTGCAGAGTTGCCCTTTAAATGCTGGTCTGTTTGGCTAATTGGATATGAATAATGAAAAGTGGTGGATTCGACCATGGATCTTGCTATCGATCGTCAAAATCCATACCAGTTAGGTTAATTAGCATCATGTCTATCTAGACGATCAGTGGTTCCGTGGATCAGATTCCTATCTGCTGGTTGCTCTACGCTCATATTCACACCACCTACGgaacgaaaaataagccaaagccAAGGCAGGGTCTTGCAGCATGGAAACAGAAGACAAGCATcgcagaaaggaaaagaaaagaagttaTAATTGGAAGCAGACTTGCCTGGATGAACGGCAGAGAAGGCAGAGAGAGATCCAATCGGACATCCCGTATAAGCTTCTCTATGTTGGCCGCGTACGCTTCCGCAGCACCATGCGACGTCGTGTCGCTCTCCCCCTGGTACCAAAGCACCGCCTTGATCTCCCCGCCACCGCCGAGCTCGGCCGCCTTCCTAGCCCTTCGCACCATCTCCTCGTAGAGCCGCGATCCCCGCTCCCACTCTTTTATGGCGGTGCCGCCGATGGCGCACGGTACCAGCCCCAGGACGGCCCCGTCCGAGAGGCGGGGGAGGAGGGCGTTGGCAAAGGCCATGCCCGGGCCGACGCCGCAGATCTTGGCGGTGTCGATGTCGCAGTGGAGAGGATCGTGGGCTTCCTCCCAGTGGCATCGGGCTGAGAAGCGAAGAATGGAAGGGTTGGGACGACACTCCGGAGGGACGACTCCGTCCCACCGGTGGTGTCTGACGCCGCCTCTGCCGGCCATGTTGCTCTGTCCCGACAGAACAAAGATCTGTTTCTGCTCACTCATTTCCACCCACCGAGCTGACTCCAACCACCGTACGACTTTTTGTTTGTGTGAAGGTGCAACAGTTTTTCCCTCACTCTCACCTCAAAATGCCATCGCTatctaaaatattattctgtcaaacctcttataaaaataaataaactaaaaaaataaaatatgatagaaTGTGCTTCGCCATAAACTCCCCGAGGAGCAAACATAAGAGAGTCAACCTCATcaattgaagttaacatcacttctGGTCCAATCCTTTCCTCCTGGATGGTCTTCTCAAGACGATAAACCGGCAATCGGAAGAAAAAGCTCATTAGTAAACAACAAAATCAATCAAATTACAGAAATTATATACAGAAATATTAGCAGGAAAAGTACAACCCCTTATTTTATCTTCAGAAACTCAAAAGACAGTTACAATCCCGATCGAACAAATTACTTTCGACTAGAAAAGTGCTAGAACATATATGGGACAGGACGAACCCAGAGCATGTTACATTTGGTGAAAAGCTAGTGAAATAAGATTATGCTCTAAGGCTCGGCATTATTAGCAACATGGGTCTACATTAAAGTCGATGATGGTTTGAGTTACACATTTCAACGATCACCAATTTTGGCAAAGGAAATATAATCGAATTTTATCAAGAATGTGCGGACTTCCATTGGTGCAAGCTCCACAACCAGCTTGGAAGGGTCGACAGGCGCTCCTCTCGCAATGGTTTCAACACCAGAAGTACCCTCTGTCTTCCATTTCAGTCTCTTTTTCTCCATTGCAGTCTTCTCTTGATTAGCAGACAGGTTCATTTCTATTATGTTGCCAATCTGGAATAGCAGAATCACAGAAATGATGTTATAATTGCTCTTTAGAAAATCAGTTTAGTTGAATTCCTTTACCTTTCTCACTGGGAACATCTTCTTAAGCTCCACATAGGCCATTGCAGAGAGGTCTTTATGCTCTCCCACCTTTACATTGTCAAATGAACAAAACAAATTAGGAATAGACTTGACTTGGAAGTCCTACTAAATTCCATGTACAGGTAGAAAGAATCCACTACTTGAATGACATATTGTAATGGGAAATAAGAGAAATAATACCTCATAAAGGTGTGCCAACCGAAGGAGAACATTTCCATCTTCAAGTGCCTGACAGCATATTAAATTTTCGAAAAATAAGATATTaaagagaagaacaaaaaaaacatgGAGATCACTCGCCTATCAGTCTGAACATGTTAAAAGCACCAGTAACCACAATGATCTAGTCCTGTTAAGTAATTAGCCTCTTAATTTCAGCTTCTGGACTTGGCTTTCGGAGATTTCCAATGATCACAGACCACCGATGATACCATGTTGATCTAAATCTCAAATGTAACAAGGACGCTACTATTTCGGTTTCACAATGTGCATTTGCATGTGGGTATTCATAACAGTTATGTTATGGATAACCAAAAGAGATTGGAAGAAAATTGTCGAATCATTAATTTGTTAGAGCAAATCTCACATGTACAATTACAATAGGCAGAGTCTAATGTGTACTACGTAAGATAACGTCAACAATGTGCATATCTGACAGAAAATCCCCAACATGGTTGCAAGGTACTTTATTTTGTGCCAGAAAATGACAAGCACCAAACACTAAACACTAGTAATTTGCCCCAATTTAGAGATTGAGATCCCAGTAACATTGGTTAATTGCAATCATTTAGAATTGTCAGACAAGTAGTTTAGAAATATTCTTCAAGTTGGCTTAGTAATATATTAACAACAAGAAAGTAAAATGTAACAAAAAAGCATGCAGATACAGAACTCAATAAGCATCTTTGCTTCAATTTTATCAGAATTAAATGTTTGCTGTGGTCGCCTCTGGAAGGATCTTTTGCAGAAAAGTCACATACCTGAAGAGTGATCAGTGCAACATTATCTGGCAAGCTGTAGGAGGGATCCATTGCCGAGAAATTTGCAGTATGGGATCCTGTCCAATTACCACCATCCTGGAGAAAACAAAAATGGTGAACCTGCATCGAACTTATAAGCCGAGGTACTAGACGCTGTATTACCTCTATCGAGAATGCTACAAGGAGAGGAGAATATATCTCCTGGCCAAACGTCCGACGCCACCTAGATCCCTCTCCAAGCGGATCAATTTTAACATAAAATTTACCTTGAACCTGTCAAAATTGATAACCCATTAAGCTTCCATGTAAATTACCTGCAAAGCTTTTCACTTGGCATAAGTACCTTGATTTAGATGGTATGTGCAGATACGAAAAGTTTGTTTCTGACGCCGAACAAGTAATAGAAACTAGATATTCTATGAAAATATCCACTAGTAAGAAATTCAACCAAAACAACAGAGTATTTTCCTCCTACAAATCAAATTCAAGCAAATTTACTCCAATCTCATAGTATTCCACCATGtcattgaatcaagatttctctCTTCGAAGAGCCATCAATAAGTTCAAAAGGTTGATTAAAAAATGATAAGCATGCACAAATAACAACCAATATATACATACTGTTAGTCCTGCACATTCACCATTGAGACAAACTGTTTCATTTAGTGCCTCCCCAACACCTCGACCATCATCATAGAGCAATCTCCTGTACAATAtacaataataaataaaacataaaatCAGTCTAGTTATATAAATTGAATGTCACATAAAAAAAACACGTCTGATTTCAACTGAAGTACTTTGTTCATCTTATGTTAACTTACCTATGAAGCATAAGCTCAATTTGTCCATCCAGTATGCTAGAACCACCAACAGAACGATCAACCAGTACTGAGAATTCTGTGCTATCATC
Coding sequences:
- the LOC135592283 gene encoding probable carbohydrate esterase At4g34215 translates to MSEQKQIFVLSGQSNMAGRGGVRHHRWDGVVPPECRPNPSILRFSARCHWEEAHDPLHCDIDTAKICGVGPGMAFANALLPRLSDGAVLGLVPCAIGGTAIKEWERGSRLYEEMVRRARKAAELGGGGEIKAVLWYQGESDTTSHGAAEAYAANIEKLIRDVRLDLSLPSLPFIQVAIASGDKHYIEKIREAQLGISMPDVLNVDAMGLPLNEDNLHLTTEAQVLLGNMLAEAYAEHYLTTIDGL